One Melanotaenia boesemani isolate fMelBoe1 chromosome 8, fMelBoe1.pri, whole genome shotgun sequence DNA segment encodes these proteins:
- the ttc19 gene encoding LOW QUALITY PROTEIN: tetratricopeptide repeat protein 19, mitochondrial (The sequence of the model RefSeq protein was modified relative to this genomic sequence to represent the inferred CDS: inserted 2 bases in 2 codons; deleted 5 bases in 5 codons): MAASCLIRAVLSRTLSRFRFSGRSSKQNTAGQMVSVAARDRSACWVAVRRQGGGGGGGGRVLWTAVAFSLFSSSEEDKRDEAQRKEDEMILLLKKAKLSIHRGQLQAASSFLHQAVALAHQTHNNQAIIYTYSQMANLAYVQGQLDSAEKLFKASMSFMLAGGTPQDDNAIIEMSLKLATIYAEQNRAELAEHGFRFCTESLEAKLEKFKELKEDEKTEDEETLRKDTRLLLGLCLDSRARYRASMLHLDKAGQDYQNALDICRQEQGETHPQTLVLMSDLATILDLQGRHDDALVLIQQAVDLSRSVGHLDQHVLLGNMAGVLLHTGRLEDXVRLYQEALSLAQQAGDQAAVDQIQEGLKEVKXRRDQDKKEEAAQ; encoded by the exons TAAGCAGAACACAGCAGGTCAGATGGTCTCCGTGGCTGCAAGAGACCGCTCGGCATGCTGGGTAGCTGTGAGGAGgcaggggggaggaggaggaggaggaggaagagtctTGTGGACAGCAGTAG cCTTCTCCTTGTTCAGCAGCTCTGAAGAAGACAAACGAGATGAAGCTCAGAGGAAGGAGGACGAGATGATCCTGCTGTTAAAGAAGGCCAAG ctCAGCATACATCGGGGTCAGCTCCAGGCAgcttcctccttcctccatcAGGCTGTTGCTCTGGCTCATCAGACCCACAACAACCAGGCCATCATCTACACCTACAGCCAG ATGGCGAACCTGGCCTACGTTCAGGGGCAGCTGGACAGC GCTGAGAAACTCTTCAAAGCCTCCATGAGCTTCATGTTAGCAGGAGGAACTCCACAG GATGACAATGCCATCATTGAGATGTCTCTGAAACTGGCCACCATCTACGCCGAGCAGAACAG ggCGGAGCTTGCAGAGCACGGCTTCAGATTCTGTACAGAGTCC CTGGAGGCCAAACTGGAAAAG TTCAAGGAGCTGAAAGAAGACGAGAAGACAG AGGACGAGGAGACTCTGAGGAAGGATACACGTCTCCTACTTGGTCTTTGTTTGGACTCG CGTGCTCGATACCGGGCGTCCATGCTGCACCTGGACAAGGCTGGACAGGACTACCAGAACGCCCTGGACATCTGTCGGCAGGAGCAGGGGGAGACACACCCACAG ACTCTAGTCTTGATGAGTGACTTGGCCACCATCTTGGACCTTCAGGGTCGCCATGATGATGCCCTGGTTCTGATCCAGCAGGCC GTGGACCTGAGCCGGTCTGTG GGACACCTGGACCAGCACGTCCTTCTGGGGAACATGGCAGGTGTCCTGCTGCACACAG GCCGGTTGGAGG CGGTCCGGTTGTACCAGGAGGCTCTAAGTCTGGCTCAGCAGGCTGGGGACCAGGCTGCCGTGGACCAGATCCAGGAGGGACTGAAGGAGGTGA AGAGGAGGGACCAAGATAAGAAGGAAGAGGCTGCTCAGTGA